A single window of Nocardia sp. NBC_01327 DNA harbors:
- a CDS encoding peptide deformylase, which yields MAILPIVIVGDPVLHNPTEKVTQTPEELAELIADMYETLDAARGVGLAANQVGVPLRLFVYDCPDEGPDGKMVRRRGAVINPVLETSAIPETMPDPDDDEEGCLSVPGEQWPTGRAEWAKVTGTDEHGDPVELEGEDFFARMLQHEVGHLDGFLYVDVLLGRNARGAKKAIKRNGWGTPGLSWVPGTVPDPFGHDD from the coding sequence ATGGCTATTCTCCCGATCGTCATCGTCGGCGACCCGGTTCTGCACAACCCGACCGAGAAGGTCACGCAGACACCCGAGGAACTTGCCGAGCTGATCGCGGACATGTACGAAACCCTCGACGCCGCCCGCGGTGTGGGCCTGGCCGCCAATCAGGTCGGTGTGCCGCTTCGACTGTTCGTCTACGACTGCCCCGACGAGGGCCCGGACGGCAAGATGGTCCGCCGGCGCGGTGCGGTGATCAACCCGGTATTGGAAACCTCCGCGATTCCGGAGACGATGCCCGATCCCGATGACGACGAAGAGGGCTGCCTCTCGGTTCCGGGCGAGCAGTGGCCCACAGGTCGCGCCGAATGGGCGAAGGTCACCGGTACCGATGAGCACGGCGATCCGGTCGAGCTGGAGGGTGAGGATTTCTTCGCCCGCATGCTGCAGCACGAGGTGGGTCATCTCGACGGCTTCCTGTACGTGGATGTGCTCCTCGGGCGCAATGCGCGCGGCGCCAAGAAGGCCATCAAGCGGAACGGCTGGGGCACGCCGGGTTTGAGCTGGGTGCCGGGCACCGTGCCGGATCCGTTCGGGCATGACGACTGA
- a CDS encoding N-acetylglutamate synthase, CG3035 family: protein MTTDHPAPGPDGGLPPLGRRMVVRYRLPEGYPQPLTDVIGELVAIDPLTVRTADGQVLSIAPDRVVAWKELGARPIRTSEIRALEAAAADGWPGLQRAWIDGWLLRAGEGYTGRANSAVPLGGSEGPARFDAETMHRIGEWYTAHGLPLQLLLPDRLTAIPQGWRTWNETMVLAIDLETFVLPPGVPMLRIAAEPDGAWLSMYRHRGGDTEIGRTPVVEVLTAVREGELGFATVGLPAPLAIGRAAVTTAPDGRRWVGLTCVTVADEHRRHGLGSLVCAELLRWGHARGATHAYVQVEAGNAGAMALYRELGFVEHHWYRYVAP, encoded by the coding sequence ATGACGACTGATCACCCCGCCCCCGGACCCGACGGCGGCCTGCCGCCCCTCGGACGCCGGATGGTGGTGCGCTACCGCCTGCCCGAGGGCTATCCGCAGCCGCTGACCGATGTGATCGGCGAACTCGTCGCGATCGATCCCCTGACCGTGCGCACCGCCGACGGCCAGGTGCTCTCGATCGCCCCGGATCGGGTGGTCGCGTGGAAAGAGCTGGGCGCCAGGCCGATTCGGACCAGTGAGATCCGCGCCCTGGAGGCGGCGGCGGCCGACGGCTGGCCGGGCCTGCAGCGCGCCTGGATCGACGGCTGGCTGCTGCGCGCCGGGGAGGGATATACCGGGCGCGCGAATTCCGCTGTGCCGCTCGGTGGTTCGGAAGGCCCGGCGCGGTTCGACGCGGAGACCATGCACCGGATCGGCGAGTGGTACACCGCACACGGGCTGCCGCTGCAGCTGCTGCTGCCGGATCGGCTCACCGCGATTCCGCAGGGCTGGCGGACCTGGAACGAAACCATGGTGCTGGCCATCGATCTCGAGACCTTCGTGCTGCCGCCGGGTGTCCCCATGCTGCGCATCGCCGCCGAACCGGACGGCGCGTGGCTGTCTATGTACCGGCATCGCGGTGGTGATACCGAGATCGGCAGGACCCCGGTGGTGGAGGTGCTGACCGCGGTGCGCGAGGGTGAATTGGGTTTCGCCACAGTGGGCTTGCCCGCGCCGCTGGCCATCGGCCGGGCCGCGGTCACCACCGCGCCGGACGGCCGCCGCTGGGTGGGGTTGACCTGCGTCACGGTGGCGGACGAGCATCGCAGGCACGGTCTGGGTTCACTGGTGTGCGCGGAATTGCTCCGCTGGGGTCACGCCCGCGGCGCGACGCACGCGTACGTCCAGGTGGAGGCCGGCAATGCCGGAGCGATGGCGTTGTACCGGGAGCTGGGTTTCGTGGAGCACCACTGGTACCGCTACGTGGCGCCCTGA
- a CDS encoding DUF3263 domain-containing protein, with the protein MDSAAARFSASGDDPSVSENIAAGAATPDEDGAHGLSRREIDILDFERKWWKYAGAKEEAIRELFDLSPTRYYQVLNAVVDKPEALAADPMLVKRLRRLRASRQKTRAARRLGFQV; encoded by the coding sequence ATGGACAGCGCAGCGGCACGATTTTCCGCAAGCGGGGACGATCCTTCCGTGAGCGAGAACATCGCCGCCGGTGCCGCGACACCCGATGAGGATGGCGCGCACGGCCTCTCACGGCGGGAAATCGACATCCTCGATTTCGAACGCAAATGGTGGAAGTACGCCGGTGCGAAAGAAGAAGCCATCCGGGAACTGTTCGACCTCTCGCCCACCCGCTACTACCAGGTGCTGAACGCGGTCGTCGACAAGCCCGAGGCGCTCGCCGCCGACCCCATGCTGGTGAAGCGACTGCGCCGGTTGCGTGCCAGCCGTCAGAAGACCAGGGCCGCACGCCGTCTGGGATTCCAGGTGTGA
- a CDS encoding phosphatase PAP2 family protein, with translation MLLDGPRSEVVGGARRNLTWMLSRRVQTTALLTAVPVLLIGLQIFAAHHHFGGPLESLWDDYTGTPKSVSVPWAGLGLALIGLSWRRRFLAVGAAAGIDLVYQIVRSLHGGPLALGNGPVIVLTALVLLAAFHWQGTERKNALHAAALGILLTLSSKVAEVWLGVTVLAGPKVLDQHIALVDRALGNPSWVMGQIIDFLGPAASFGLHWVYIELPVGAMIVTLWQLRDVVKTGVWPGHYLVRTFLVVGLVGPLVYVMFPVVGPMFAYGADGHAFSLGNYWPNIVPPLDLSPGAIPFDHYTPRNCMPSLHTAWALSIFIHSRRDASTGALAPSWLRWGGTLWLIATLSATLGFGYHYGADLVAGAVLCLTIESALRAPERGWDAARIQLVAGGATLVAALLLGYRYLSVDIAEHPVPAGIMILGLLAGYVTAFYRTWFATAPQPLPVEAAATA, from the coding sequence GTGTTGCTCGACGGTCCGCGTTCCGAAGTGGTGGGTGGGGCACGCCGGAACTTGACGTGGATGCTGTCGCGGCGCGTCCAGACGACGGCGTTGCTGACCGCCGTTCCCGTGCTGCTCATCGGACTGCAGATCTTCGCGGCACACCATCACTTCGGCGGTCCCCTCGAAAGCCTCTGGGACGACTACACCGGCACCCCGAAATCGGTGTCGGTACCGTGGGCCGGACTCGGACTCGCCCTCATCGGATTGTCCTGGCGACGGCGCTTCCTCGCCGTGGGAGCCGCGGCGGGCATCGATCTCGTCTATCAGATCGTGCGCAGCCTCCACGGCGGACCACTGGCACTGGGCAACGGCCCGGTCATCGTGCTCACCGCGCTGGTCCTGCTGGCCGCCTTCCACTGGCAGGGCACCGAACGCAAGAACGCACTGCATGCCGCGGCGCTCGGCATTCTGCTCACCCTCTCCAGCAAGGTGGCCGAGGTCTGGCTGGGCGTGACCGTGCTCGCCGGGCCCAAGGTGCTGGATCAGCACATCGCGCTGGTCGACCGCGCCCTCGGCAATCCGTCCTGGGTGATGGGTCAGATCATCGACTTCCTCGGGCCGGCAGCCTCATTCGGCCTGCACTGGGTGTACATCGAGCTACCCGTCGGGGCCATGATCGTGACCCTCTGGCAGCTGCGCGATGTGGTGAAGACCGGGGTGTGGCCCGGCCACTACCTGGTGCGCACCTTCCTGGTGGTCGGACTCGTCGGCCCGCTCGTGTACGTCATGTTCCCCGTGGTCGGGCCCATGTTCGCATACGGCGCCGACGGCCACGCCTTCTCGCTAGGCAACTACTGGCCGAATATCGTGCCGCCACTGGACCTCTCGCCCGGCGCCATTCCCTTCGATCACTACACCCCGCGCAATTGCATGCCGTCGCTGCACACCGCCTGGGCGCTGTCGATCTTCATCCACTCCCGCCGCGATGCGAGCACCGGCGCGCTCGCACCGAGCTGGCTGCGCTGGGGCGGCACGCTCTGGCTCATCGCCACGCTCTCGGCCACACTCGGTTTCGGCTATCACTACGGCGCGGATCTGGTGGCGGGCGCAGTGCTGTGCCTGACCATCGAATCCGCACTGCGCGCACCCGAACGCGGCTGGGACGCCGCGCGCATCCAATTGGTCGCGGGCGGAGCCACTCTGGTGGCCGCGCTGCTGCTGGGCTACCGCTACCTGTCGGTGGATATCGCCGAACATCCGGTGCCCGCCGGAATCATGATTCTCGGACTGCTCGCGGGCTATGTGACGGCCTTCTACCGCACCTGGTTCGCGACCGCGCCGCAGCCGCTGCCCGTCGAGGCCGCCGCCACCGCCTGA
- a CDS encoding LytR C-terminal domain-containing protein → MSTPNTPSGGPPLRALAMVLIALAIVFAGLGAMSLSSSDSSDAGAASSAATTSAAQSAAATTTVAQQVSPPPATTAPSASSTAPVTTTPPPTTTPAAGAVDKTLPVRVLNNSMVSGLAAKTANELSADGWNITETGNYGTGVIPKTTVYYGSSAGEKAAALAIANQLGITAEPRFAGIMDSPPGIIIIVTGN, encoded by the coding sequence GTGAGCACTCCGAATACGCCGTCCGGTGGTCCGCCGCTGCGCGCCCTGGCCATGGTGCTGATCGCGCTTGCCATCGTGTTCGCCGGGCTCGGTGCGATGTCGCTGTCGAGTTCGGACTCCTCGGACGCGGGGGCCGCCTCGAGCGCCGCCACCACCTCCGCAGCGCAGTCCGCAGCGGCCACCACCACTGTGGCGCAGCAGGTTTCGCCGCCTCCGGCAACCACCGCGCCATCGGCCAGCAGCACCGCGCCGGTCACCACGACCCCGCCGCCGACCACCACCCCCGCCGCGGGCGCCGTCGACAAGACCCTCCCCGTAAGGGTTTTGAACAACAGCATGGTCTCCGGTCTCGCCGCGAAAACCGCGAACGAGCTCTCCGCCGACGGCTGGAACATCACCGAGACCGGCAACTACGGCACCGGCGTCATCCCCAAAACGACCGTGTACTACGGCAGTTCGGCGGGGGAGAAGGCGGCCGCCCTGGCCATCGCCAACCAGCTCGGCATCACCGCCGAACCGCGCTTCGCCGGAATTATGGACAGCCCGCCCGGAATCATCATCATCGTCACCGGCAACTGA
- a CDS encoding phosphatidylserine decarboxylase: MARRPTPPGTPDTTGLGHVVDLVRSAIPPLHPAGLPFVAAPLAVAVLGVRRKWVRRTGLLAAAATATFFRHPHRVPPNRPGVVVAPADGEVALVDSAVPPVELNMGDQPLPRVSIFLSVLDVHVQRMPVSGSVENIVYKKGEFLSADLPEASDANERNSMVLLTESGQRLVVVQIAGLLARRIVCEPKVGDKLSIGETYGLIRFGSRVDTYFPAGTKLLVVPGQRTIGAETVLAELDS, from the coding sequence GTGGCCCGCCGTCCCACCCCGCCCGGCACCCCCGACACCACCGGACTCGGCCATGTGGTCGATCTGGTCCGCTCCGCCATCCCGCCGCTGCACCCGGCCGGCCTGCCCTTCGTGGCAGCGCCGCTGGCAGTCGCCGTGCTGGGCGTCCGGCGCAAGTGGGTGCGCCGCACGGGACTGCTCGCGGCCGCGGCCACCGCGACCTTCTTCCGGCACCCGCACCGGGTGCCGCCGAATCGTCCCGGTGTGGTGGTCGCGCCCGCCGATGGTGAAGTCGCACTGGTCGATTCGGCCGTGCCGCCCGTCGAGCTGAATATGGGCGATCAGCCGCTGCCGCGCGTCAGCATCTTCCTGTCGGTGCTGGATGTGCACGTACAGCGGATGCCCGTCTCCGGCAGCGTGGAGAACATCGTCTACAAGAAGGGCGAGTTCCTGTCCGCGGATCTGCCCGAGGCCAGTGACGCCAATGAGCGCAACAGCATGGTGCTGCTCACCGAGAGCGGACAGCGGCTGGTGGTCGTGCAGATCGCCGGGCTGCTCGCGCGGCGCATCGTGTGCGAGCCGAAGGTGGGCGACAAGCTCAGCATCGGCGAGACCTACGGTCTGATCCGCTTCGGCTCCCGCGTGGACACCTACTTCCCGGCCGGTACCAAACTGCTGGTCGTTCCCGGGCAGCGGACCATCGGCGCGGAAACGGTGCTGGCCGAACTGGATTCATGA
- the sodC gene encoding superoxide dismutase[Cu-Zn], with the protein MASSTRRPSWRTVTPVLAVAVFGLAGCSNSQESSDVKGTTPPVFTSSAAPAGTAQGGGLTNPPTDSVSATLKDSNGQTVGTATFGVVGNHLEVSVEAHGLKPGFHGLHVHQFGKCEANSVAPTGGPAGDFLSAGGHFQAGDQNVHPASGDLTSLEVKQDGTAKLVTTTDAVTLDELKGKALMIHAGADNFGNIPSRYTQAGGAAGPDAETMATGDAGARVACGVIA; encoded by the coding sequence ATGGCCTCGTCAACTCGTCGCCCGTCCTGGCGGACAGTGACCCCGGTGCTTGCGGTCGCGGTCTTCGGCCTCGCCGGCTGCTCCAACAGCCAGGAATCGAGCGACGTCAAGGGAACGACGCCGCCGGTGTTCACCAGTTCCGCGGCGCCGGCCGGTACCGCACAGGGTGGTGGCCTCACCAACCCGCCCACCGATTCCGTCAGCGCCACGCTGAAGGATTCGAACGGCCAGACCGTCGGCACCGCCACATTCGGTGTGGTGGGCAACCACCTGGAGGTCAGCGTCGAGGCCCACGGCCTCAAGCCCGGCTTCCACGGCCTGCACGTCCACCAGTTCGGTAAGTGCGAAGCGAACTCCGTCGCACCCACCGGCGGCCCGGCCGGCGATTTCCTCTCCGCCGGTGGCCACTTCCAGGCCGGTGACCAGAATGTGCACCCGGCGAGCGGCGATCTGACGTCGCTCGAGGTCAAGCAGGACGGCACCGCCAAGCTCGTCACCACTACCGACGCAGTCACGCTGGACGAACTCAAGGGCAAGGCCCTGATGATCCACGCGGGTGCGGACAACTTCGGCAATATCCCCAGTCGATACACGCAGGCCGGGGGCGCCGCCGGACCGGACGCCGAAACCATGGCGACCGGCGATGCGGGTGCCCGGGTCGCTTGCGGCGTCATCGCATAA
- a CDS encoding exodeoxyribonuclease III, producing the protein MRLATWNVNSIRSRQDRVLAWLDRSDIDVLAMQETKCKDEQFPFEAFEAAGYEVAHVGYNQWNGVAIASRIGLEDVAIGFPEQPGFDKDAGESLLSTPVVEARAIGATCGGVRVWSLYVPNGRALDDPHYTYKLEWLAALRNAGTQWLTEDPHAQIALVGDWNIAPTDADVWSPEFFEGKTHTSEKERAAFEAMTEAGFTDAMRPFHPGPGVYTYWDYTQLRFPRKEGMRIDFILNSPDLAARVTDTNVDREERKGKGASDHAPVVTELAD; encoded by the coding sequence GTGCGGCTCGCAACCTGGAATGTGAATTCGATTCGCTCCCGGCAGGATCGGGTGCTGGCCTGGCTGGACCGCTCGGATATCGACGTGCTGGCCATGCAGGAAACCAAGTGCAAGGACGAGCAGTTCCCGTTCGAGGCCTTCGAGGCCGCCGGGTACGAGGTCGCGCACGTGGGCTACAACCAGTGGAACGGTGTGGCCATCGCCTCGCGCATCGGCCTGGAGGATGTGGCGATCGGCTTCCCGGAGCAGCCGGGTTTCGACAAGGACGCCGGTGAATCGCTGCTGAGCACTCCGGTGGTGGAAGCCCGCGCGATCGGCGCGACCTGCGGCGGCGTGCGGGTGTGGAGCCTGTACGTGCCCAACGGCCGCGCGCTGGACGATCCGCACTACACCTACAAGCTGGAATGGCTTGCGGCCCTGCGCAATGCGGGAACACAGTGGTTGACGGAGGATCCGCACGCACAGATCGCACTGGTGGGTGACTGGAATATCGCGCCGACCGATGCGGATGTCTGGTCACCGGAATTCTTCGAGGGCAAGACGCACACCTCCGAGAAGGAGCGCGCCGCTTTCGAGGCGATGACCGAGGCGGGCTTCACCGACGCCATGCGCCCGTTCCACCCCGGTCCCGGCGTCTACACCTACTGGGACTACACCCAGCTGCGCTTCCCCCGCAAGGAGGGGATGCGCATCGACTTCATCCTCAACTCCCCCGACCTCGCGGCCCGCGTCACCGATACGAACGTGGACCGCGAGGAGCGAAAGGGCAAGGGCGCCAGCGATCATGCGCCCGTGGTCACCGAACTGGCGGACTAG
- a CDS encoding AAA family ATPase, which translates to MGGVPELALTARLNTSAADARRGLVRLHPEALAALGLREWDGVSLIGARRTAAVVAVAPAGTPAGVVLLDDVTLSNAGVREDATVVVSPVTVYGAKQISVTGSALATSSIPETTLRQALLGKVVTVGDAVSLLPRDLGPGTSSSAAPQALSQTFRIAWTSELLTVTATDPIPGPVSVQPNSAVVWGPGVAATDHPRSLMGDNSAQAPDRIDRPVMPPRPESQAPVSAVALADLAGVQAQAAKLTEWLNLALDEPELLKTLGASSQLGVLITGPAGVGKTTLARAVAGSRRLVELDGPSVGATESGTRLREVGMVVSDICSGMGGVLLITDIDALLPAVAEPVATLILDQLRAAVACPAVALLATTAHPAEIDARLRGPELCDREVTLPLPTAAVRVALLEQLLRTAPTEGLKLDEIASRTPGFVASDLAALVREAALRAASRASREHSEPMLRQQDLAGALEVIRPLSRSGTEELAIGSLSLDDVGDMVETKQALTEAVLWPLRHPDSFARLGIDPPRGVLLYGPPGCGKTFLVRALASTGQLSVHTVKGAELMDKWVGSSERAVRELFQRARDSAPSLIFLDEVDALAPRRGQSGDSGVADRVVAALLTELDGVEPLRDVVVVGATNRPELIDPALTRPGRLERLVFVPPPDAAARTEILRTAATSVPLAKEVDLRRLAKDLDGYSAADCAALLRESALAAMRRDMEAADVTAADVAAARAVVRPSLDHAQVESLRKFSEQRAGTGRVGTAEGYV; encoded by the coding sequence ATGGGGGGCGTGCCCGAACTTGCGCTGACTGCACGACTGAACACTTCGGCCGCTGATGCCCGCAGGGGGTTGGTGCGGCTGCATCCGGAGGCGCTGGCTGCGCTCGGGTTGCGGGAGTGGGATGGGGTTTCGCTCATCGGGGCTCGGCGGACCGCTGCCGTGGTCGCTGTCGCTCCTGCCGGAACGCCGGCGGGGGTGGTGCTGCTCGATGATGTGACGCTGTCGAATGCCGGGGTGCGCGAGGATGCGACCGTGGTCGTCTCGCCTGTGACGGTGTATGGGGCGAAACAGATTTCGGTGACGGGGTCGGCGCTGGCCACCAGTTCGATTCCGGAGACCACACTGCGGCAGGCGCTGCTGGGGAAAGTGGTCACGGTGGGGGACGCGGTCTCGCTGCTGCCTCGGGATCTGGGGCCGGGGACCAGTAGTTCGGCTGCGCCTCAGGCGCTTTCGCAGACCTTCCGGATCGCGTGGACCTCCGAACTGCTGACCGTGACGGCCACCGATCCCATACCCGGACCGGTGAGCGTGCAACCCAATAGCGCGGTGGTGTGGGGGCCCGGGGTGGCGGCCACCGACCATCCGCGTTCGCTGATGGGTGACAATTCGGCGCAGGCTCCCGACCGCATCGATCGACCGGTGATGCCGCCGCGCCCCGAATCGCAGGCCCCGGTGTCGGCCGTCGCGCTGGCCGATCTCGCGGGCGTGCAGGCGCAGGCGGCGAAGCTGACCGAATGGCTGAATCTGGCGCTCGATGAGCCCGAATTGCTGAAAACCCTTGGCGCCTCCTCGCAATTGGGCGTGTTGATCACGGGCCCCGCCGGAGTCGGCAAGACCACCCTGGCGCGGGCGGTGGCGGGGTCGCGGCGACTGGTGGAGCTGGACGGGCCGTCGGTCGGCGCCACCGAGAGCGGCACCCGGCTGCGCGAGGTGGGCATGGTGGTGTCCGATATCTGTTCGGGCATGGGCGGCGTCCTGCTCATTACCGATATCGATGCGCTGCTGCCGGCCGTGGCCGAGCCGGTGGCGACGCTGATCCTCGATCAACTGCGTGCGGCCGTGGCCTGCCCGGCCGTGGCATTGCTGGCGACCACGGCGCATCCGGCCGAGATCGATGCCCGCCTGCGCGGCCCGGAGCTGTGCGATCGCGAGGTGACGCTGCCCCTGCCGACCGCGGCGGTACGCGTGGCCCTGCTGGAGCAATTGCTGCGCACCGCGCCGACCGAGGGCCTGAAGCTGGACGAAATCGCTTCCCGCACACCCGGATTCGTTGCCTCCGACCTGGCAGCGCTGGTGCGCGAGGCAGCGCTGCGGGCGGCGTCCCGCGCCAGCCGGGAGCATTCGGAGCCGATGCTGCGCCAGCAGGATCTGGCGGGCGCACTGGAGGTGATCCGCCCGCTGTCCCGTTCCGGGACGGAGGAATTGGCCATCGGCAGCCTGAGTCTCGACGATGTCGGTGACATGGTCGAGACCAAGCAGGCGCTCACCGAGGCGGTGCTGTGGCCGCTGCGGCATCCGGATTCGTTCGCCCGGCTCGGCATCGATCCGCCGCGCGGCGTGCTGCTGTACGGACCGCCCGGCTGCGGTAAGACCTTCCTGGTGCGCGCCCTGGCCAGCACGGGACAGCTGAGCGTGCATACGGTGAAGGGCGCCGAACTCATGGACAAGTGGGTGGGCTCGTCCGAGCGGGCGGTGCGTGAATTGTTCCAGCGCGCACGCGATTCCGCGCCCTCGCTGATCTTCCTGGACGAGGTGGACGCGCTGGCTCCGCGCCGCGGCCAGAGCGGCGACTCGGGTGTGGCCGATCGGGTGGTCGCGGCCCTGCTGACCGAATTGGACGGTGTCGAACCGCTGCGCGATGTCGTGGTGGTCGGCGCGACCAATCGCCCGGAGCTCATCGATCCCGCGCTGACCCGGCCGGGCCGCCTGGAACGTCTTGTATTCGTCCCGCCGCCGGATGCCGCCGCCCGCACCGAAATTCTGCGCACCGCCGCCACATCCGTGCCGCTGGCGAAGGAGGTCGATCTGCGCAGGCTGGCCAAGGATCTGGACGGCTATTCGGCCGCCGATTGCGCGGCGCTGCTGCGGGAGTCCGCCCTGGCGGCCATGCGCCGCGATATGGAGGCCGCCGATGTGACCGCGGCGGATGTGGCCGCCGCGCGCGCGGTGGTCCGCCCGTCGCTGGACCACGCTCAGGTGGAGTCGCTCCGGAAGTTCTCCGAGCAGCGTGCGGGAACAGGCCGAGTCGGTACCGCAGAGGGCTATGTCTGA
- a CDS encoding glutamate--cysteine ligase produces MAGAGISKVHFNSSPRPTLGVEWEVALVDKQTRDLSNTAAAVFEACGDLRAWDGHPQITKELLRNTVELVTGKHDTVGEAVDELHGTMDTVRRVADPLGVDLFCAGTHPFAQWDAQQLTRSEHYDELIERTQWWGRQMLIWGVHVHVGVSHPEKVFPIINSLLLSYPHLLALSASSPMWAGVDTGYASNRALMFQQLPTAGLPFQFENWAQFEGFAHDQMKTGVFEQIGGMHWDIRPAPKWGTIEVRVCDGTPSRAELSAIVALIHCLIVDLDRRVESGETLPTIPPWHVQENKWRAARYGLDAIIITDAASNERLVTDDLTDLLNRLEPTAKSLGCETELAMVADIPKRGASYQRQRRAAAAAQGDFVAVVDSLVNELAQ; encoded by the coding sequence ATGGCCGGGGCAGGCATTTCGAAGGTCCACTTCAACAGTTCGCCTCGGCCCACGCTCGGCGTGGAGTGGGAGGTCGCGCTCGTCGACAAACAGACGCGCGACCTTTCCAACACGGCCGCAGCGGTTTTCGAGGCATGCGGTGATCTGCGCGCCTGGGACGGGCATCCGCAGATCACCAAGGAACTGCTGCGCAACACCGTAGAACTCGTCACCGGCAAGCACGACACCGTCGGCGAAGCGGTGGACGAGCTGCACGGGACCATGGACACGGTGCGCCGGGTGGCAGACCCGCTGGGCGTCGACCTGTTCTGCGCAGGCACCCATCCCTTCGCGCAGTGGGACGCCCAACAGCTCACGCGCAGTGAGCATTACGACGAACTCATCGAGCGCACCCAGTGGTGGGGACGCCAGATGCTGATCTGGGGCGTGCACGTGCACGTCGGGGTCTCGCATCCGGAGAAGGTCTTCCCCATCATCAACAGCCTGCTGCTGTCCTACCCGCACCTGCTGGCCCTGTCCGCCTCGTCCCCCATGTGGGCGGGCGTCGACACCGGCTACGCCAGCAACCGGGCGCTCATGTTCCAGCAGCTGCCCACCGCCGGACTGCCCTTCCAATTCGAAAATTGGGCGCAGTTCGAGGGTTTCGCGCACGACCAGATGAAAACCGGTGTGTTCGAACAGATCGGCGGCATGCACTGGGATATCCGGCCCGCCCCCAAATGGGGCACCATCGAGGTCCGGGTGTGCGACGGCACCCCGAGCCGGGCCGAGCTATCGGCGATCGTGGCACTCATCCACTGCCTCATCGTCGACCTCGACCGCCGCGTCGAATCCGGTGAGACGCTGCCGACCATTCCGCCGTGGCATGTGCAGGAGAACAAGTGGCGGGCCGCACGCTACGGGCTCGACGCCATCATCATCACCGACGCCGCCAGCAATGAGCGCCTGGTGACCGACGATCTGACCGATCTGCTCAACCGCCTCGAACCGACCGCCAAGAGCCTCGGCTGCGAAACCGAACTGGCCATGGTCGCGGACATCCCCAAGCGCGGGGCGTCCTATCAGCGACAGCGCCGCGCGGCGGCCGCCGCACAGGGGGATTTTGTGGCCGTGGTGGATTCGCTGGTGAACGAGCTCGCACAGTAG
- the pssA gene encoding CDP-diacylglycerol--serine O-phosphatidyltransferase — MMEQLAPAPSLHRSARNRTVRLLPSMVTILGLCSGLSAVKFAMQGELAIALALVGAAAIFDMLDGRIARMLDATSRMGAELDSLSDAIAFGVAPALVLYVTFLHANSVGWIVALMFAVCMVLRLARFNTLLDDDSRPDWQREYFTGVPAPAGALIVLLPIALSEQFHDGWWVSFTAVAIWTVLTGLLCVSTLPTLAIKSVSVAPRTAPLFLVLVALAAALLVTYPLILMMALVVLYLGHIPFAVHSARWVAARPETWDHKPAERRAQRRAQRRRPIRVPIRGVSTARLRLRRPGGRL, encoded by the coding sequence ATGATGGAGCAACTCGCGCCCGCACCGTCGCTGCATCGGTCGGCCCGCAACCGCACCGTGCGACTGCTGCCGAGCATGGTCACCATTCTCGGGCTGTGCTCCGGGCTCTCGGCGGTCAAGTTCGCCATGCAGGGCGAACTCGCGATCGCCCTGGCCCTGGTCGGCGCCGCCGCGATCTTCGACATGCTGGACGGTCGCATCGCCCGCATGCTGGATGCCACCAGCCGGATGGGCGCGGAACTCGATTCGCTCTCCGACGCCATCGCCTTCGGCGTCGCGCCCGCCCTGGTGCTGTATGTGACCTTCCTGCACGCCAATAGCGTGGGCTGGATCGTCGCGCTCATGTTCGCGGTCTGCATGGTGCTGCGGCTGGCCCGCTTCAATACGCTCCTGGACGACGACAGCAGGCCCGATTGGCAGCGTGAGTACTTCACCGGTGTGCCCGCGCCCGCGGGCGCGCTCATCGTGCTACTGCCCATCGCGCTGTCCGAGCAGTTCCACGACGGCTGGTGGGTGAGCTTCACGGCCGTCGCGATCTGGACCGTGCTGACCGGCCTGCTGTGCGTGAGCACCCTGCCGACGCTGGCCATCAAGTCGGTATCGGTGGCGCCCCGCACCGCACCGCTGTTCCTGGTGCTGGTCGCGCTCGCGGCGGCGCTGCTGGTCACCTACCCGCTCATCCTGATGATGGCGCTGGTGGTGCTGTACCTCGGGCACATTCCGTTCGCCGTGCATTCGGCGCGCTGGGTCGCGGCCCGCCCGGAGACCTGGGATCACAAGCCCGCCGAGCGCCGCGCCCAGCGGCGAGCCCAGCGACGACGGCCGATTCGGGTGCCGATCCGCGGCGTGTCCACAGCCCGGTTGCGCCTGCGGCGACCTGGTGGGCGGCTGTAG